aaaaggtTTAAATTTTGTCTTATATATACAACATGTAACACCATGTCTTTTcaagaaattatttttcaaaaattctgtGACGAGAATTCGCAAACTCTGAGAATCACCTTTTGATATAAACATAAGGCGAATAtagataaatttatatttaaatagacAACGCTAACATAGAAAAGTAAATAGAGGGTGCGATAAAGAGCTTGTAATACGATTTCGTTTTTTGCGCcgtaatttctaaaattttgtaataaaaactcgGGATATTCTAGAACCGCGATACGTCGAGACATATCAAATaagcatatataaatatatgggGTAAACTATTATTTTGGTCCCCTACGTTTGGGATGAATTCTATTTTAGTCTCCAACGTTTAAACTGTTctatttaaatccaaaaaagtttTGATTTGCATCAATCAGGTCCTTCCGTTAAGTGGGTATCAAATTATTGACGGCATGTCCGACGTGGCAAACTTGGTAGTTGGGTTATAGTTAACAGTGGGAATTGGAAGcacgaaaaaaaatgaaatccgGTCCAATAAGtaaaccctaatccccaaaGTTGATGTTCTTCGTCTGCTGAGAATGGCTAGTCAGTCGTTTTCCCAAGGTTCGCGTAGCAGCACCAAAAGTCGTGGGAGAAGGAGGACGTGCTTTTGTGGAGAGAGACCAGTATTGCGGACATCATCTACAGCGGAGAACCCAGGAAGAAGATTCTGGGGCTGCGTCAACTATCAGGTGAGTCTCCTCTTTTCTGTCTCTTGTTTGAAAATAACATTGGGTGTTAGTGTTTGGAGGATCTGAAGTGTTTGGTGTGTTCGTGTTAGTTTGGTCGAGAACAGATAGGAGATGGATGCAATTATTTTGCTTGGGCAGAGCCTGAAGGACAAGATCCACAAATTCAAAGACTGAAAAATAAAGCGAGCTCTTTGAAACAAGAACAGCAGAAAGCTGAAAGGAAATTTGCATTGGCACTTGCTGTTGGAATTCTTGGATGGACAATGACTGGGCTGCTGCTATATGATAGACTTAATTGAGGTTTAGGGGGTTagcattttgttttgtttgcttttCTGTTGTTGTCCCTAGTTTGTAGGGAATGTCAATTGTTTAGGGATTGAAAAAATTGACATACAGTTAGGGTGATAACAGTGATGTGTTAGTTGAAATTTTTTGGAGGCTATATGTGTAAAGGCATTTGCTGTAAACATTGTAAGGTTTTTGAGTGAAATGAATAGCAATGAGTTCCTGTATTTTGACATACATTATTTGGCTCTGTACAagtttattttagtttgatCTACTAATAAAAACAAGGCTTAATTTGCCAATTCACATAACTTTGCTACTGAAAATTCATGTAAATCATTAGATAATGGAGAAGTGTTAAAGTAGCTTCTCTTAACCATAACAATATCCAAACAAGCCTTAAATATAACCATGAAAAGGTAACAACACAAAAGAGATCAACATGAAACTAGTAGTCTTAAAGTAGGGTGTCTAAAGTATCACAGGGACATTAGCCCTTGGTCATTGACAGATTCATTACAAAACAGATGGTAAACACTAAAATTTACTATGTTCTTCATCCCAATGCCTTCCAGGCCCTAGGTGGTGTTTTTGCCATGAACCTCAGGGTCATCCTTGATGGGCTAGTGACTGTTGCTGTTGATGGCTGTGGTTGACTGGCGCTGCTACTGCATCTAGCTCTCTTGGAGGATGTTTATGACTCCTGGCTCCCTCCAACTTGTGTATTGCTCTTCCTCTTTGGTTGAAGTTTTGTTGCTGGTTATGTTGTTGTCTTGGCTGGGATCTTGCTGGGTTTTGGAGTCCTAGTTGTGCCAGCACCTTTCTTGGCTTGTGGAGTTGCAATCTGCTataaacaataacaacaaattgGGTTAATTGGACAGTATCAACATTCACATATAAGGAATTGTAATCAAATTGACAACAACAACTTTACCTTTTTTGCTGAGGCCTCCATCTTACGTTTTCTAGGGCAGGTTCTTTTGTTGTGACAAGTGCAAAACAATATGAACATTTTTGTTGTTGTCCAGTCCTGGATAACTTAGATAGTGGTCCATTGTTGCATGGCTCATCACCAGTCTTGTTCCTGCTCAGTTTTGGGTGCCCTATTAGTTTTCTAAACACTGGTGGCAGCACATCATCATTCTCAGTCTGGGACCAAAAATTTGGTCCATTCAGTGGGTAGATTATATGTTGATAGCAGTCCACGTAGGTCTCTTTCCTATAACACTTGTTCACATAGTTCTTAACATCTAGACACATTTTCCTAATGTAACTCATGGCATGCTCACAAGGGTAACCTGTTAGTTGAAACTTTCTACAGGAGCACTCATGTAAGTTTAAGTCCACAACAAACTTGGCTCTATTACCCTGACTGGTAGACACTTCATACTTGTCCTTACCAGCATATATGGCCAACCACTCCCCACCCTTATCAAACTCTCTTTcaattttcttgtttatttttggcaaaatttCTCCGGCATATGTAACTATACTTTGTCTGTTATCACTCCACCTATTCATTAGATAAACCGTAATATCTTCTAGCATAGACACAATGGGTTTCTCTCTAGCCTCTACAATAACAGAGTTAAAACACTCACACATGTTGTTTACAAATGTATCAACTTTaggaaaataattaaacctgACTTGCTCCAATACTTGGCAGGGATCTCCATGAGATGATTATAAGCTCCTTGATTAACCTGCTGAATCTCCTTCATCCTCCTCTCCCACTCCTGGACATATGTTGCCTTTGCAGCTTTCCATATCATCATCTTTAGCTGAACACCTAGGAACCTTTTTCTGAAGTTGCTATATAAGTGCCTGACACAAAATCTGTGGTTTATACCAGGCAGCAACTCATCAAAGGTTGGGATTAATCCCTTTGAAACAGAATTTAAAAACATCACCAGTCAATAACAACACAACATGAATTAAAGACAAATTAATTATACAAGTTTAGGTTGAGAGTTACCTTTTGTTGGTCGCTCATGAATGTACACCATATGATCTTATCAACTCCCAAATCATCACACAGATTCAACAAAAACCATCTCCACAAGTCTTTCGTCTCTACTTCAACAATAGCATAGGCAATTGGCAAAATCTAATCATTGGGGTCCCATCCAATGGCTGTTTGAAGTTGACCACATATGGAGTCTTAATGAAGCACCCATCAAGGCCGATCATGGGTCTGCACACCATGAAACTCAGTTTACAAGCATCCAAGTAGATATAGATCCTATGAAATCGTGGTCTCATGTCCGTACCAGGAGTTGGTGTCTCTAGTTGAAATTCAGGAGGTCTCTCCACTTGTATCTGAACAGTGGAACCCAGATTAGACCTCAGTAACTCTGCAGCATAGTCATGAATCCTCCTATATTGCTCTGCATAAGTACCATTAATTTCATCCAGGGCTTGCTGCTTCACTCTGGTAGCTTTGGTCATTGTGAGATCCACATTCCACTTGCTATGAGCCTTCTTTATCAAACTTCTCAACTTGATTTTCGGGTTTTCATAGATCTTCTTCATAAAAGCCTTACTTAGCCACTGAGAACTCATTATACCAATCTTGGTTGCCTTAGAGCATGTGTGTTTTTCGTAACAGCTGGTCAGTTGCCATGTATCCTCTCTCTTCATCTTATGGCAGTAAGCAAACCACTTTAAACCTTCTTTGCAAACAGCTTTGCACCTATGGCTATCACACTTTGAAAACCATATTCCTCTGCCACTGTGCACAGCATAGCTCGTTACACATTCCTTAAAAGCATTCCTATCTACGTACATTGTCCCAACCTCCCATTTATACtccttcatattcttcaaataAGGGATCCCCTTCATCATCACTTACAAGGACATCCCACAACCCCTCACTCTCATACCCATCATCCTCATCCCTTAATCCAGCAGTCACCACTTACTCCTTACCCTTATTAACACTGCCATTGTGCTCTCCTTGTTCTCTCTCAGTTGGAATACTCTGTTTCAGCCTTTGGGGATCTTTTGTAGTTGTGACTATAACAGCATACAAACCCCCATCACCATTCTGATCATCATCGCTGTCATCAAATGCAACCTCCATATCACTATCTCCAGAGCTATTTTCACTCTATTGTTTATCATTGACCCTCTCATCATCATTTCCTGGCCGGTAGTCATCATCCTTAGATTCATCATCACCTGAAAAATTTGACCTCTCTAACCTCTCTTCATCACTATCCTCCAATACATCATTCTGGGCTTTTGTCACCACCTTAGGCTTCTTACCCACCTTGGCCTGAGCAAATGATTGGGCCTTGTGCAACACAATTGGACCAGACCCAACAGTGTCTACAGTGGGTACAGCAGCCTCACCACCATCTATGTCTTCAACTTCCTCAATAGTGCAGCCTTTCCTAGTAGTAGCAGCATCTTTGTGAACAACAAAAAGCTCCACCATGTTGTCCCTCATTCTAATTCTAGCTATGTCCATGGCATCCTTGTCTGTCTGAAACATCCTCAACCCTACATCTGTATCATCTTTCAGAGACTTATACCACATTGCAGCGATGTTCTCTACCACATATCCCTGTTCGAGCACTATCTCCGTAACCTCGAACCTACTCCACCTATCTTCATCACAGTAGTCCACTATCGAAGTCTCACCCCCACATAGTGTAAAGGTTCACCATCAAACCCAAACTTCTCCCCATGGTGTATCTTGACACTAAAATAACTCATTTTTTAAACAATCTGTTACACAAACACAATACACTTCATAAAATTCTCACATTGATCAACAACAACAGAAATGCATAAATAAAATCACTAGGGCAAAATAAAAACTtccaaaataaaacaagaaacgAATATGAAactataaaacaaaataatcacATCAATATACATCATTATATATCAACATGCAttaagatgaaaaccaaatggGTTTAGAAGATTTGATAATGGAATACCTGATACGATCTTCTTCCGGAAAGCAAGGGTTTCAAACTCACTGCTACTGTGGACCTTTAATGTTACTGAACGACAATGTCACTTCTCTGGATGCGAATCGCAAGC
This portion of the Arachis duranensis cultivar V14167 chromosome 6, aradu.V14167.gnm2.J7QH, whole genome shotgun sequence genome encodes:
- the LOC107493936 gene encoding uncharacterized protein LOC107493936; the protein is MASQSFSQGSRSSTKSRGRRRTCFCGERPVLRTSSTAENPGRRFWGCVNYQFGREQIGDGCNYFAWAEPEGQDPQIQRLKNKASSLKQEQQKAERKFALALAVGILGWTMTGLLLYDRLN
- the LOC107493937 gene encoding uncharacterized protein LOC107493937, which gives rise to MMKGIPYLKNMKEYKWEVGTMYVDRNAFKECVTSYAVHSGRGIWFSKCDSHRCKAVCKEGLKWFAYCHKMKREDTWQLTSCYEKHTCSKATKIGIMSSQWLSKAFMKKIYENPKIKLRSLIKKAHSKWNVDLTMTKATRVKQQALDEINGTYAEQYRRIHDYAAELLRSNLGSTVQIQVERPPEFQLETPTPGTDMRPRFHRIYIYLDACKLSFMILPIAYAIVEVETKDLWRWFLLNLCDDLGVDKIIWCTFMSDQQKGLIPTFDELLPGINHRFCVRHLYSNFRKRFLGVQLKMMIWKAAKATYVQEWERRMKEIQQVNQGAYNHLMEIPAKYWSKSEAREKPIVSMLEDITVYLMNRWSDNRQSIVTYAGEILPKINKKIEREFDKGGEWLAIYAGKDKYEVSTSQGNRAKFVVDLNLHECSCRKFQLTGYPCEHAMSYIRKMCLDVKNYVNKCYRKETYVDCYQHIIYPLNGPNFWSQTENDDVLPPVFRKLIGHPKLSRNKTGDEPCNNGPLSKLSRTGQQQKCSYCFALVTTKEPALENIATPQAKKGAGTTRTPKPSKIPAKTTT